Proteins encoded in a region of the Anopheles aquasalis chromosome 2, idAnoAquaMG_Q_19, whole genome shotgun sequence genome:
- the LOC126575738 gene encoding fibrinogen-like protein A, with the protein MNLCVRVILLCVVITFAASDQDQRNSSAYDLGSFDIQRFGLELLLAKLDNIQQTLLEQHQSTRKEIFTALHRLEHAIGHNLTELQERSLMQTTCVTPKPKHPIYSSCKDVPSNVSGVYLIRLNSKRDPIKVFCEQEKFGGGWIVVQHRFDGSVDFYRNWTEYRDGFGDLDKEHWLGLEKMHLISKARAHELIVELKDFSGTYKYARYNAFEVGNESEQYSLKTLGTYSGTAGDSMAGNAGMKFKTMDSTRDRNTVNCAEHHASAWWYNYCTFANLNGRYSRFNNDKSMFWYHFKGNHEGLCFSRMMIRQLN; encoded by the coding sequence ATGAACTTATGTGTTAGGGTCATACTGCTGTGTGTTGTAATAACTTTTGCCGCTAGTGATCAAGATCAGAGAAATTCATCCGCTTACGACCTTGGGTCGTTTGACATCCAGAGATTTGGTTTAGAGCTACTTCTAGCTAAGTTGGATAATATTCAGCAAACTCTTCTGGAACAACATCAGTCTACACGCAAAGAGATCTTTACTGCACTTCATAGACTCGAACATGCAATTGGACACAATTTGACCGAGCTCCAAGAGAGATCGTTAATGCAGACCACGTGTGTCACGCCGAAGCCTAAGCATCCAATCTACTCATCGTGTAAGGATGTACCATCAAACGTCTCTGGAGTATATCTCATCCGTTTGAACAGTAAAAGAGACCCGATAAAAGTGTTTTGTGAACAAGAAAAATTTGGTGGCGGATGGATTGTGGTTCAGCATCGATTTGACGGCTCAGTTGACTTTTATCGTAACTGGACCGAATACCGTGATGGATTTGGTGACCTGGACAAGGAGCACTGGCTCGGTCTGGAGAAAATGCACCTGATATCGAAGGCGCGTGCACATGAATTGATCGTAGAATTAAAAGACTTCAGTGGCACCTACAAGTATGCACGATACAATGCGTTTGAGGTTGGAAATGAAAGTGAACAGTACAGCCTCAAAACCCTTGGAACGTACAGTGGCACTGCTGGAGATTCTATGGCAGGTAATGCAGGGATGAAGTTTAAAACGATGGATTCCACACGCGATCGAAATACTGTAAATTGTGCTGAGCATCATGCAAGTGCCTGGTGGTATAACTATTGTACCTTTGCCAATTTAAATGGGCGGTACTCAAGGTTTAACAACGATAAATCAATGTTCTGGTACCATTTCAAAGGGAATCATGAAGGTTTGTGCTTCTCAAGAATGATGATTCGTCAACTGAATTAG
- the LOC126581396 gene encoding fibrinogen-like protein A yields MKLNVCIILFCASMSSANSDRSKRNTITGEPAILGFGLELLLTKLDNIRLELHNELHKHHATHMAALHKLEQQLSAQSMACCMAKVNQTSFVLTPTEPNQQSVTSTPPSKSKLPSFASCKDVSSTTSGVYRIRVNSDSEPIKVFCEQESFGGGWLVVQHRFDGLVSFSRNWTEYRDGFGDVRTEFWLGLEKMHQITTARRHELIVEMKDFSGTYKYARYNAFKIGDESEQYSLNILGTYSGTAGDSMSYNKGMKFTTHDRDNDRLSDTQCAHYTAGAWWHNACTYVNLNGLYMNANNSTSMLWFKFKDNQQGMSFSRMMIREVE; encoded by the coding sequence ATGAAGCTGAATGTTTGTATCATATTGTTTTGTGCGTCAATGTCTTCTGCTAATAGTGATCGAAGTAAGAGAAATACGATCACCGGCGAACCTGCCATCTTGGGGTTTGGATTAGAACTCCTGTTGACTAAATTGGATAACATTCGTTTGGAGCTACATAATGAATTGCACAAACATCATGCTACTCACATGGCTGCTCTTCACAAACTCGAACAACAGCTCTCCGCTCAGTCGATGGCCTGTTGCATGGCGAAGGTTAATCAAACGTCCTTTGTACTCACgccgaccgaaccgaatcaaCAGAGCGTTACTTCAACACCACCATCTAAGTCTAAGCTACCATCATTTGCATCTTGCAAGGACGTATCGTCGACGACGTCTGGAGTTTATCGCATTCGTGTAAACAGTGATAGTGAACCAATTAAAGTATTTTGTGAGCAAGAgagctttggtggtggttggcttgTGGTGCAGCACCGGTTCGATGGTTTAGTTAGCTTTTCTCGAAACTGGACCGAATATCGTGACGGTTTCGGTGATGTGCGAACGGAGTTCTGGCTCGGTCTGGAGAAAATGCACCAAATCACGACAGCTCGACGCCATGAATTGATCGTAGAGATGAAGGACTTTAGTGGCACTTACAAGTATGCACGTTATAATGCATTCAAGATTGGAGATGAGAGTGAACAGTATAGCCTGAATATCCTTGGAACGTACAGTGGCACTGCTGGGGACTCAATGTCGTATAACAAGGGGATGAAGTTTACTACGCACGATCGGGACAATGATCGGCTTAGTGATACACAATGTGCGCACTATACTGCCGGTGCTTGGTGGCATAATGCTTGCACCTACGTGAATTTAAACGGTCTGTACATGAATGCCAACAACTCAACATCTATGTTATGGTTTAAGTTCAAAGACAATCAACAAGGAATGAGTTTCTCGAGAATGATGATTCGTGAAGTGGAATGA
- the LOC126575746 gene encoding ficolin-2-like, with the protein MKLDIGIMLFCGVISVTASDQSQVNSITNDPSAYELSGFSLELLLTELDNIQHSLLQQHRSTQKQIFAAIHKFENEFERNLTVIQDRSLMIPTVQDSCVEPKPKQQTYSSCKAVPSNVSGVYRIRVNSDSDPIEVYCEQESFGGGWIVLQQRFDGSTDFYRNWTEYRDGFGDLEKEFWLGLEKMHQITTARAHELIVEMKDFNGTYIYAHYTAFKIGGESEPYRLKSLGTYSGTAGDSISHNKRMKFTTKDRDNDLLGDTQCAQLTAGAWWHNDCTYVNLNGRYLNADYKTSVYWYSFKFNHQGLSFSRMMIRALSQIYN; encoded by the coding sequence ATGAAGCTAGACATCGGGattatgttgttttgtggGGTAATTTCTGTTACTGCTAGTGACCAAAGTCAAGTAAATTCCATCACCAACGACCCTAGCGCTTATGAACTTTCGGGATTCAGCTTAGAGCTACTGTTGACTGAGTTGGATAACATTCAGCATAGTCTTCTGCAACAACATCGATCTACTCAAAAACAGATCTTTGCTGCCATTCATAAATTTGAGAATGAATTTGAACGCAATTTGACCGTCATTCAGGATCGATCGTTAATGATTCCTACAGTGCAGGACTCGTGTGTTGAACCGAAGCCTAAGCAACAGACTTATTCGTCCTGCAAGGCTGTACCATCTAACGTTTCTGGAGTTTATCGCATCCGGGTGAACAGTGATAGCGACCCGATCGAAGTGTATTGTGAACAAGAGAGCTTTGGAGGAGGATGGATTGTGCTACAGCAGCGATTTGACGGATCGACGGACTTTTATCGGAACTGGACCGAATATCGTGACGGATTTGGTGATTTGGAGAAGGAATTCTGGCTCGGTCTGGAGAAAATGCACCAAATTACGACAGCACGGGCGCATGAATTGATCGTAGAGATGAAGGATTTTAACGGAACTTACATCTATGCTCATTACACGGCATTTAAGATTGGAGGTGAAAGTGAACCATACAGGCTTAAGAGTCTAGGAACGTACAGTGGCACTGCCGGTGACTCAATATCCCATAACAAGAGGATGAAATTTACAACCAAGGACCGCGATAATGATCTGCTTGGCGATACGCAATGTGCTCAACTTACTGCCGGAGCTTGGTGGCACAACGATTGTACCTACGTGAATTTAAACGGTCGTTACCTTAATGCCGACTACAAAACATCGGTGTATTGGTATTCATTCAAATTCAACCACCAAGGATTGAGTTTCTCGAGAATGATGATTCGTGCACTTTCTCAAATATATAATTAA
- the LOC126575756 gene encoding angiopoietin-4-like — protein sequence MKLTIGFIVICATLYAGTANKCPEIADAIVDTPPEDGILGQVLKMLQARSDVDRRLLELHVELKEQLDEVGRNISLLQDRFKSDCVRPTPPSTEITQTTRKPKVPASCKKVPSNVSGVYLIHVGNIDAPFQVYCEMEKFGGGWLVVQHRFNGSVDFYRTWEQYREGFGDLNGEFWLGLEKMHQITKSRNHELIVEIKDFSGDYGHACYNGFRIGSER from the exons ATGAAGCTGACCATAGGCTTCATAGTTATTTGTGCTACATTGTACGCAGGGACGGCTAACAAATGTCCAGAAATCGCCGACGCCATCGTAGACACACCGCCTGAAGATGGAATCCTTGGACAAGTGCTAAAGATGTTGCAGGCCAGGTCTGACGTTGACCGTAGGTTGTTGGAGCTTCATGTTGAACTGAAGGAGCAGCTCGATGAAGTCGGTAGGAACATCAGTTTGCTCCAGGATCGTTTCAAATCGGATTGTGTCAGGCCAACTCCGCCATCTACCGAGATCACCCAGACAACACGGAAGCCTAAGGTACCAGCATCGTGCAAGAAAGTGCCGTCGAACGTCTCCGGGGTGTATCTCATCCACGTTGGTAACATCGACGCCCCATTCCAAGTTTACTGtgagatggaaaagtttgGTGGCGGTTGGCTGGTAGTGCAGCATCGTTTTAACGGCTCGGTCGATTTTTATCGTACCTGGGAGCAATACCGCGAGGGATTTGGAGACCTCAACGGTGAGTTCTGGCTAGGGCTAGAAAAGATGCACCAGATCACCAAGTCGCGTAACCACGAATTGATAGTGGAGATAAAAGATTTCAGCGGCGACTACGGGCATGCATGCTACAACGGGTTCCGCATAGGTAGCGAGA GATAA